The genomic DNA TGTGCTCCGAAGCCCGCGCTATGCGTACAGGGTGCCCGACACCCACCACACAATCGACGGCCTCATGGACTACATCTACCGCAAGATGCTGGAGGCGTGGTGCCCCGGGGGGCCCGCCTCGGTGCGCGAGCACATGGCCCTGACGGTGGAGCGCATGTCTCGCGCTACCCGCGAGGATTGCATGGAGGCCGTGCTCCGGGTGATTCCTGTCCTGGTAGAGGCGGACACCGAGTTCAAGCACCGCGAGGAGCTCAGCGACCCCGGCTTCCTGCGCGAGCGCCTCGCCGCGCTTCCCCCGAAAGACTTCGAGGATTTCTCCAGCGCCTACAAATACACGGTGACCATGCAGTTGGCTGACTGGGACAGGGCGTTGGGGCGGCATTAGCCTCAGACAATCGAGTTGCGGATTCTGGGCGAGCCCATCGAGGTCGATGAGGCCATCGCCGAGGTGCACTTCACGGCGCAACAGCTGCGTCGCTACCACGAATCAGAGTGAAAACGAAGATGGGTCTCTGGTCCCGAGTGGAGGCGGCTCCGCCCTTTGCGGGTTCGATTCTCGCCGCGTCCAATAGACGTTGCCCGCCGCCTTGAGTCGAACTCACGGCCGGAGCCGGAGTAGGGCCCCTCACCCCGAGACCGCGCGCCTCGTGGCGGGGCGCTTCGTCTGGCGCATGACGTACTCGACCAGCTTCGGGTACTCCTCGAGCAGCCTCATCGTGTGGGCCAGGTGGAGGATCGACGCCAGCGCCACGTCGGCGGCGGTGAACGTGCCGCCCGCCACGAACTCACGGCCCTCGAGCCGGACATCGATCGCCCTGAGCACTTCATGCAAGCGTGCGTGTTGCCGCGCGAGGTTCGCCTTCTTCTCCTCGGGCAATTGTGTGTTCCGGTAGTGTTCGAGGACCAGCGGCTCGAGCGTCACCTCGGCGAAGACGATCCACTGGAGATAAGGGCCCCGCTCGGCCGAATCCAAGGGCGGCGCCAGCTGTTTCTCTGGAAAGCGGTCGGCCAGACAGAGGCAGATCGCCAACGACTCGAAGAGCACGGTGGCGCCGTCCACCAGCACCGGGACCTCGCCGAGAGGGTGCAGCGCCAGGTGGGCCGGGGTCGTGGTCTCTTGTTTCGCGACGTCGAGCTTCACCAGTTCGTACGGCACTTCGAGCTCCTCGAGCAGCCAGCGGGCTCGGGTCGCTCGGGTTCGCGGGGCGAAGTAGAGCTTCATCGGAGAACTCCTGGGGGTGGGTGAGCCGCGGCAACATGCAGTCCCCGCCCCCTTGGCGACAATGACCTCGTCCTCGGACTCTTTGTCAGGTTATTCTTGACGATGATGGTCTCACCAGCCGACATGATCCTCTTCGCGGCGGTCGTTCGTGAGGGCAGCTTCACGCGAGCGGCGCGCCAGCTTGGAATCACCAAGCAGACGGCCAGCGAGCGGATCGGCAAGCTGGAGGAGCAGCTCGGGGTGCGGCTGCTCGAGCGAACGACGCGGCGCCTGCGGATGACTGAATCGGGAACCACCTATTACGACCGGTGCGCCGCCATCGCCGCGCAAATCGACGAGGCCAACAGCGAGGTGCGGCAGCGGCAGGCGGAGCCGGTCGGTCTGCTGCGGGTGTCCTCGCCGATGCTCTACGGCCGCCGCTACCTGGCTCCAGTGGTCGCGGACTTCCTCTCCCGCTATCCCAAGGCGAGCGTCGAGCTGGTGCTCGCCGACCGCCGCGTCGACCTCATCGAGGAGGGGCTGGATCTCGCGATTCGCATCGGGACGATTGATGACTCGTCACTGGTGGCGCGAAAGCTTGGAGAGGGCCCCGTCTACTTCGTGGCGAGCCCCGGCTTTCTGTCGAAGTACGGGATTCCGAGCGCGAGAGAGCTTCGCTCCGCGCGATGCATTGGTTTCAGCCCGTTCGAGACCTGGGAGGCGGAGAACGTGAAGTCGCGGATCGATCCGGTGCTGACGGTGAACGACCTCGAGGTGGCGTGCGAGGCGGCGATCGCCGGTGTCGGCATCGCGCGGGTTCCGGAGCTCCTCTGCCGAGAGGCGATCCAGGACGGACGGTTGAAGCTCCTCTTCGGATCCAAGCCGACGATGCTGCGGACCATATATGCCGTCTACCCGAGCCGGCTGAATCTTCCGGCGAAGGTCCGCCTCTTCGTGGATGCGCTGGCGACACTGACCGAGCCGGTGTCGCCGCCTCCGACGCTTCCCCATGGCAGGGCCGGGCGCAAGCACCGATAGTGCGCCCCTCTCATCAGGATACGCGACGACCACGTCCCGCCCTCACGCCATCCGCGGCGGCGCTCCTCCTGGGGCTCCTGCGTATCGCTGCCCCATCCGCACCGGCCAGATGGTTTGAGTGATCTCAGGGGGTCCCGGCATCTTGATTTGCCACAGGCGGTTCTCGTTCCGCTCGGACACGGATGCGTCCCGCGTTCTTGACGTCAATGGCGTGGTAAACGATTTCCGCCTCGAAACATTGAGGCAGCGGTTGTCCCGTGGCGTGTTCCGCGAACAGGAAGAGGTTCACGTCCTTGCCGTACCAGGCGCCTGGGTCGAGTTGCAGGACGTCATCGGTCTGGCGCGCGGGAGCCAGCACATCCATGAGCACATATCCGAGGCCCGCCCCTGTCTCGCACGCCACGACGGACTCCACCGACAAGGAGAAGTTCTCGATGAGGCGCTTGTCCACGCGCAGTGCCGTCTTCACGGGGCTGAGCAGAAGGCGACCCCGGAGGGTTTCTCCGTCGAAGGAATGGGTCTTCCATTCCAGCGTCGCCTGGGTGAAATCACCTTGAAGGGTGGACCCAGCCCCTGTTCCTTTCTCCGAGGAGTGCTTCGCGTCACCGCGCCAGAAAAAGGGGAATCCCGTACAGCCCGTCAGCATCGAGACGAGCACGGCGGTACGAAGGTGCCGGTTCACTCGCATAGCAACTCCCCGTCGTCACCAGGAACGCCGAGCCCCTGACCGTGGCGCCATCCACAGGCGTGCGCCAGTTCATGAACCATGGATATGGCGCGGCAGTCACGCGACGAGGGTTGCTCGCACCAGTTGACCTCACGCGAAGGATTCATGCACGAAGTCGGCTTGTCGGAGAAACGGACAACGTAGCCCAACGCGATCAGCCCTTCGCTGCTCTTGCTTCGACATGCGCTTTGAATCTCCTCACTGGCGCAGTTGACCTTGACCCCAGCGCACTGCTTCTCGACGCACTCCCTCAGGCAGGGGTAGGAAATCACCTGCGCCGCCGCCTTGCACTCCTCGACCGTGGGCAGTTCCCGACATGTGGGATGCATGGGCGTTCCTTGATGCGCACAGGCGCCCAACAGTACGAGGCTCGACAGCAGCCACCGGAGGAACGGTCCTGGTCCGCCTCTAATAGGTCTCGCTCCACAGCGCGGCGCTCGCGACACGTCACAACTCCCAACCAAGTGCCGAGCGAGCGTAGCAGTTCGGAGTACACCGCGTGCGGCGATTCCGAGCCCTTGCGAATGGAGTCATCCAGTCAATCGGTTCGCCGAGTCCCAGCGCGCGCCATGGCCATCACGCCGAGGCGAGCGCCGTCTGTAGCTGCGCCACTGAGGAGACGTTCACCGTCCGGGCCAGGGCGGTGGAGGCAGCGGGCAGGAGCAGGAGTCCGCCGCAGGTTGGCGGTTCGAGTGGCGGCCCGTCAGGAGGGCCGGACGACAGGGGAGGGTACATGGCGGAGTTCAAGGTCGACGCACGCGGGCCCATCGAGCCGCTGGCAGGCGCCCCTTGGTGAACGGTCCTCAGCACAGGCCAGACGCACGGAGGCCCATCTCCCTTCTGTTGAATGCCGGTGTCCGCGGGCGTGGACCGTGGACGCCGGCGCGCACGACGCGCTAAGTCACCTGGCCAACATGACTCCAAGGAAAAGGCGGGAGTGGGCCCGCGTCTTCATCAGCGCCAGGCAGCGGGGGCTTGGCAGGCTGAGACTCATCCTCTTCTCCGTCGAGTGCGCGAGGCAGGTGGGCACCGTGGTGCCCTTCCTCGTGGCCTTGCGTGTCGTGCCACGGGTTGCACCCACTCGAGGTCGCGTGGTGCGCGTGGCGTGGCACGCGCCTCCCACGTGGGCTCCACGTGCCGTGGGGGCGCTCGCCGTGGGCATTGCTCTCTGGGGCGTGCTCATGCTCAGCGAGGGCCCGGCCCCGCGCGCGGAGTTGGAGGTGGAGGACACGGAGGTGCCGGAGTGGATCCTCACCGGCCAGGGCGACGCCGGAGTGGTGGCCAAGAAGATGCCCAGCAAGCGGATGAAGGGCCAAGCGGCGCCGCCGTGCGAAGCACCCCAGGTGCCTCTCAACGACGCCTGCTGGGCGCGACTCGAGCAGCTTCCGCCTTGCGGCGACTTCTACGAGGCCGAGGGCCGGTGCTACGTGCCCATCGTCGAGAAGAAGCGCGCGCCCACCAGCGTGGACGAATAGACAGACGCCGCCGGGTTTCGAGCGCTCGAATCAGCGCAGGCCGTGTCTCAGCGCTTGCCCTTCGGGCGGCTCACGGTGAAGGTGACGATGTTGTGATCCGAGCCGCCGGTCGGGCCGGCCTTGATGTTCGAGACCCGGCACCCCTTGGACATCTCCCAGTCGATGCGGCCGTTGCCGTGGGTCTTCACGCCGCCGTGGGTGTTCATGCCCGCCTGCTGGGCGATCCAGCCGGGCGACCACTTCCCCTGGGTCGACGCCGGCTCGTTCCAGTCGCCGCCGATGAGCAGGGCCTGGTCGGGGTTTCTCTTGAGCTGCTGCTTCGCGAAGGCGAGCAGCTTCTCGGAGAGCGACGCGTAGGTCTTCACCCGGTTCTCCGGCCCGACGGGTTTCCCGTTCTTCCAGTCGACCGAGGGCGGCTGGTGGACCGAGACCACCTTCAACCAGCCCGCGAGTTGGACCGCGGGGGCCGCCCGCGGAGGGGCGTGGCCGCCGCGCACGGTAGTCCAGCCGCCGCCCTCGCCCTGGATGTACGTGGCGTTCTTGGCGAGCAGGTCGTCTTTGACGAGGATGCCCGACTCACCGCCGTCCTTGGACTTGGGGAAGGTCACCAGGTGGTAGCCGGGGATGTTCTCCAGGGCCTTGTGGTAGTCGTTGATCTCCTGGACCTGGACGAAGTCGAGCTTCTGGCGCTTGGCGAAATCGCCCAGCCACTCCCGCACCTCCTTGGGTTTGCGGTCGCGCTCGACGTTGTAGGTCGCGCCCTTGAGCGTCGACGGGGTCTTGTTCTTGCCGCCGTTGCCGTTGGTTGGGCTGGCCTGGGTGGCGGTGATGTTCTTCAGCGATCGGGCCATCCGCTCGCCGACGACCCCCTGCGGCTTCCCCGTCCAGCCGTGGTCGCGCTTGTAGTCGACCACCGCCTTGGCGGTGCCGGCGTCGAAGCGATCGTCGGCGGCCCCCTTGAGGTAGCCGAGCGACTCCAGGCGCTCTTCGACCTTCTGAACACGGCTGCCGGTGGAGCCGACGTGAAGGGGGCGGTGGGGGTGGGGCTTGATTCGCATGTTGTTCATTCTCGTCCGCCGCGCGCGGGAGTTGCTCCGGTTCGCGTCGGCGCGGCCGGGCTTGACGCGCCGCACCAGGGCGACCCGGCTCAGGGGTGGCTACTGCGCCAGCTCACGCAAGAACGACGCGACCACCTCTCCCAGGCGCTCGGGTTGTTCAAACGGAAGGCCGTGGCCGGCGTCCTGTACCTGTGCGATTCGCACGCGTGGGTTGAGTTCCCGCAGCTCCGTTGCCATCTCGATCGTGACGACAGGGCTGCTGTCCCCAATGACGAGCAGGCTCGGGACGTCAATCGCGCTCATCACGGCGCGATAGTCGGGGATGGGGGGCGTGAGAACGTCGAAGGCGCCCAGCGGGGTCTTCAGTCTCGCCTCGGCGAGAAGCTCGACGATCTCGGGCGAGCGACGCGGGTGTCGGGCTCGGAGCTGAGCGACGAGGTCGGACTTCCGCACCTGCCGACCCCTAAAGCGGTGAATGAAAGCCGGTGTCCAGGCTGCCGTCTGGCAGAAGCTGAACAAGCGGGTGGAACGTCTTTCCGCCAGCCGGGTCAGGCGCGAAGCGATAGAGAAGCACGGTGCCGTTGGGCCTCACTGTGAGCTTGAGAATGCTCGAGATTTCTTGCGCGGCGAACGCCGAACGGAAACGCTCGGCGACCGCCCTGTCGATCCGCCCGTTCGAGTCCAGGCGTGCCAGCACCACGGGAGTCTGTTCCTCGAACGCGTTCAAGAGACCCACCCGGGCGACGATGAAGCCTCCGTCCGCGAGAGCGCTCAGGTGGTTGGCTTCAAAGGGAAACTCCTCCCGCTGGAAGGTGTCGTCCAGGGTTCCGTCAGGGTTCAGACGCATCACCTCGGAACGAGCCTCACCCGTCACAAAAGCGGTGACGATCTTTCCGTCCGCCTGAACAGCCAGGGCTGTTGCCTGGCGCAACTCCTTCTCGCGCTGCATCCCCAAAAGCCGCTCATGAAAGACCTCGTCAGGCTGTCCTTCAGCGCTGATGGAGTAGACCGCCGGAAGGAGAGACTCCGCATAGTTGGGATTGTCGGCGACGATGAAACGCCGCCCATCGGCACCGCTTGCGCTGGGAATGGAATCGGCCACATCCAGCCCTGGCATCTCCCTCCATGAGGACAGGTCTGGCAGCCCCTCGGGAGTGATCCGCAGGATGGGGCTCCCGGACTTGGAATCCGCCTCACGACGGAAGCCTCCATACATCAGCAGCCCGCCATCCGACTGGAGCTGGAGCTCCGCGACTGGACCCTCGACGTGCTGCTCGGCCGGGAGCTTGGGGATGGACACCCGGCGGAGTTCTTCTCCCTCCGGGCTGACGATCAGGGCCAGCTCGTCCTTGTGATTCGGAGAGCTGGAGATCAACCCCGAGCCCAGGAGGATTTTTCCATCCGTCTGAAGCCAGACGTGGCCTGGATGCGCGGGCATGAGGCTCACGCAGCGGTCCTGTCCCTTGAAGGTGGGATCGATGCTCCCATCCGGCAGGAGCCGGGAGAGCTTCACGCCGTTCTTCCTCGTTCCTTCCTTGGAGATGAAGCCTTGGATGAGGATTTTGCCGTCGGGCTGGTACGTGACACTCAGGACTTCCGTGCTGAATCCATGCTGGCCGGCTTCCCACAGGGACACCTCGCAGGGCGAGGCGAACGCGAACCCCTTCAGCTTGCCGTAGAGGGCATCCCCGGGCCTGAACCACACGTCGAAGGACGCCACGCGCACCGTGACGTCCAGGAAGGGGACTCTTCGGGGCAGGGGCAGCACGGCCAGGATGAGCAGGAGGACCCCAGGCACGAGCGAGCTGATGGCCATCCTGCGTGTCTGGGACATGCGCATCAACCACACCGGCCAGGTGAGCGCGAAGTAGTAGATCGTATAGGAAAACAGGCCCGTCACCAGCCAACCTCCACCGCCTGACCGGTCGGTGCTTTGGTTGGTGTGAATCACCACGCCAATGGCCACGGGGATGACGAGGACAAGTGGCCAGAACCACAGGAGACGTCTCATGCCCGCGATTATAGCGGAGGGCCTCCTGCTCCCTGCCTCATCATCCCTGAGCTCCCGTCAGCACTCACCGCCATTCCCAGAACGTGACCCTTGACCCGTTGACACGGGCAACGATTCTGGTCGAAGGTGACCGACCGTGCGCCCTTCTGCCACCGCTTGGTTGCACCTTCGATCGCGCTCTGCCGTGACAACGTTGTCGAGCGGCGGCGCAAGCGTCAGTGGACGGCGGCCATGACCGCGTACAGGGCCACATCGGATCGACAACATCGACAACAGAGAGGTCGTCGTATGACGGTGCTCAGGAGAGGAGCGGGCCGCGCGCGTACGTTCGCGCTGCTCGCAGCGGTCGCGTCAGCCTCGGCGGCTTGCACCGCGCCCGCGACGCCAGCGGACGCCCCACAGCCCCCGGACACCGCACAGCCCCCGGATACCAAGACGACTGTCACCTCGGGCAATGCCCGCTTCGAGGTGCTCAGCCCCACGCTCATCCGCACGGAGTATGCGGGTGACGCCCGCTTCCTCGACGCCCCGACTTTCAACGCCATCGGGCGGGACGGCTTCGGCAAGACGAGCTTCACGACGCGTACCGAGGACGGCTGGCTCGTCATCGACACCGGCGCGCTGACGCTGCGCTACGAGGTGGGCTCCGGCCAGTTCACCGACGAGAACCTCGTCGTCAGGCTGAAGGCTGGCGCGCAGGACGTCGAGGCGCGCCCCTGGGCGAGCCGGGTCATCCCGACTTGCGCGCTCGGCGTGCTCTGCGAGGCCGAGGGCCTCGTGCTCGAAGGCATCAGCGAGGCGCGCGACCACACGGGCTTCACCGGCACCGGCTTCGCCGCGGGCTTCGAAGGGACCGGGACCCGCGTCACCTTCCAGGTCGCGCCCGAGGCGGGCGGCTCGTACGTCCTGGACCTGCGCTACGCGAACGGACTCGGCGACCCGCGCACGCTCACGCTCACGGTCGACGGCGGGTCGGCGCGCCAGTTCACGCTGCCGCGCACCGGCAACTGGAGCACCTGGGGCCACCTGTCACTGCCCCTCGACCTGACTGCCGGGCCGCACGTGATTGCCCTGACGCGCACCAAGTCCGACACGGGCCAGCTCAACATCGACAGCCTCGCGCTGCTCAAGCCCGGCGACGCGTACCCGCGGTCGCCGAGGACCTGCGGTTTCGGCGAGCTCTGCGAGGCCGAGGACCTCGCGCTCAACGGCCGGATGCACCTGGCGACCGACCACCCCGACTACACCGGCAACGGGTTCGCCGCGGGCTTCGAGGGCGTGGGTGACTCGATTGGCTTCGACATCGACGTGCCCGCCGCCGGCGACTATGAGCTGACCGCCCGCTACGCCAACGGCTTCGCGTCGCGGGCCGGCGTGACGCTGACGGTCGAGGGCGGTTCGAGCACCCCCGTCCCCATGCCGTCCACGGGCAGCTGGGACGCCTGGAAGCCTGTCACCGTGCCGGTGCACCTCGCGGCCGGCACCCACCACGTCACGCTCGTGCGGCAGGCGACCGACGCCGGCAATGTCAACATCGACAGCCTGGCCATTGGCCCGGTCGGCATGGGCCTTCCCGCGCCTGCCAGCACGGTGGGTGAGGACTGTGGCTTCGGTAGCATCTGTGAGGGGGAGTCCGTGGGCCTGTCCGGCGGCGCGACGATCGCCAAGGACCACAACGGCTACAGCGGCAAGGGGTTCGCGGCTGGGCTCGACGTCGCCGGCTCGCAGATGACCGTGCGCGCGGTCGACGTTCCGGCGGCTGGCACGTACTCGCTGCAACTGCGCTACGCCCGCGGGCTGAAGACGCCGGGCGCGGTGAGCGTGCAGGCAGGTACGGGCGCGGCCATCACCCTCACGCTGCCGCCCACGAGCGACTGGGACAGCTGGCGGACGGTGCGTACGGACGTCACCCTCCCTGGCGGCACCAGCGACGTGCGCCTGAGGTGCCCGCAGGCCGGCGGGTGCGCGGTCAACGTCGACACCGTGGCGCTGACGAAGACCGACGCGCCGCTGCTCACGCCTCACGCCGCGCTCGGCGGCTACCGGCGTGGCCTCGACGCCTTCGACGGCGACAACGGCAGCCCGATCCTCAACCCGGGGCTTCTCTACCAGGACGGCTGGTCGCTGCTGGACGACACCGCCTCGGCGGCGTACGACCCGGCGTCGCGGACGCTCACTCCCCGCGCCGCGCACCCTGGTGGCTACCAGGACGGCTACGTCTTCGGCTACGGCCAGGACTACCCACGGGCCCTCGGCGACCTCGCGAAGCTCACGGGTCCGTCGAAGCTGCTGCCGCGCTGGGCGTACGGCGTCTGGTTCTCCGAGTACCTCGACCGCACCGCGGCCGACTTCCAGGAGGACCTGCTCCCGACGTTCCGCAAGGAGGGCGTGCCCCTCGACGTCCTCGTCGTCGACACCGACTTCAAGGCCGGCAACCTCTGGAACGGCTGGGAGATCGACACCCGCAAGTTCCCCGACCCCGAGGGGTTCTTCGACTGGGCGCGCTCGCAGGGCCTGCACACGACCCTGAACATCCATCCCAGCATCCTGCCGACCGACCCTCAGTTCGCGGCCGCGCAGGCGACCGCGCGGGGCAAGCTCACCCAGCACACCGGCGGCTGCTCGGGCGGTGCCTCCGAGTGCTACACCTTCGACTTCGGCGATCCTGACCAGTTGAAGGCGTTCTTCGGCTTGCACGACACGATGAAGCAGCAGGGCACCGACTTCTGGTGGCTCGACTGGTGCTGCGACGCCAGCGAGGCCAACATCGACGGCGTCACCGGCGACGCGTGGATCAACCAGCAGTACACCGACTACACGAACTCCAGCATCGGCCGCGGCTTCGCGTTCTCCCGCGCGTTCGGCTCACTGCAGGCGGGCGGCTACAGCAACCCGACCGCGGTGCCGACCGGGCCGTGGGCGGACAAGCGCACGACGCTGCCCTTCACTGGTGACACCACCTCGACGTGGGGGACCCTCGCGGCCGAGGTCGGCTTCACCTCCGGCGAGGGCGCCGCCACCGGCCTGTCGGCGATCAGCCACGACATCGGCGGGCACAACGGCGGCCTGTGGAACATCCCCGGCTCGGACGTCGTCGACGGCCAGCGCACGGACAAGCTGCCCGACGACCTGTACGCCCGCTGGGTCCAGTTCGGCACCTTCCAGCCGATCGACCGCCTGCACAGCAACCACGGCGACCGGCTGCCCTGGCAGTACCCGGGCGCCGCGGGCGAGTCGGCGAAGAAGTTCCTCAACCTGCGCGAGGCGCTCGTGCCGTACACCTACACGCTCGCGCGTGAGGCGGAGGCGACCGGCGTCCCGGTGGTGCGGCCGACGTACCTCGCGTACCCGACCGAGCAGGACGCATACGCGACGGCCGGCAGCGAGTACCTGTACGGCTCGGACGTGCTCGTCGCGCCGGTGACCACGCCCGGCAACACCGCCACGACCACGGTGTGGTTCCCGCCGGGCAGCTCGTGGACCGACTGGTTCACCGGCAAAACGTACGCGGGCGGCACGACCCAGGGCATCACCACCGGGCTGGACACCATGCCGGTGTTCGTCAAGTCCGGCGGGATCGTGCCCACGCGCAGCGAGGACGTCACCAACGACGTCCAGAACCCGCTGGACGCGGTCACGCTCACGGTGGCGGCGGGCGCGCAGGGGCACGCCAGCCTCTTCGAGGACGACGGCACGACCTCCGACCGCGAGCAGAGCACCCGCACGGACATCCGCTACACCGAGGACGGCCACGGCGCGGCGCTCCGTGTCGACGGTCCTGTCGGGTCGTTCGCCGGGCAGGTGCGGAAGCGCGCGTGGACCGTGCGGTTCGTGGGTGCGCGGGAGCCGGAGTCGGTGACTATCGACGGCAATGCGGCGCCGGCCGGCAGCTGGACCTGGGACGCCGCGAGCAGCGTCCTGACGGTCAAGGTGGCCGAGCGTCCGACGAGCCAGGGTGTGGACGTGGCCTACCGGTACAGGTAGGACGCGTTCGCCCCGGGTCAGCCTCTGATGTTCTTCAGAGCGTGCCGCTCCACGAAGTGAACGAAGCGCGCGGAGACCACCGCGCTGCCTGGCAGGCCGCGGGTGAGTCAGTCCTGATAGTCACGGTGGGCGCACGGGTGGAGTACCGGCGCAGGCGACCGGAGGGGAGCGTTGTAAGGACAAACCTCTTGTCGCCTTCTCGGCTCGTTGCGAGCGGTGTCGGGGTTGCACACCATCAGTACGGGTCGGCCCGGCTGGTCGCATCCCAGGAGGTCTCCCATGAGAGCGCTTTTACGGTTCAAGATCCCGATGATCGCCTTAGCACTTGGACTCGGCGCATGTGCGTCCGATGAGGAAGTGCCTGGGGATGAGCTCGCAGAGCAGGGCAAGACACCGGAGGTCATACAAATCCCGTCCGAGTATACAGACGACACTCCGCCTCCAGACGGGACATTCGAAGGTGACGAGTTCCACACAGAGGCATGTCACGTGAAACTGGTGTATTGCAGGGACCCTCGCTGGACACCGCACTATCCCAGTTACTGTGCGAGGGGCTGCCCCGGCGATACAGGGCGCGCTGCGGCAGAAAGGATTTGCCGCAGGACCTGTGGAAACATCAACTGCAAGACGTTTTGGTACCTCGGCGGCTGCTGACCGATAACGGCTCCGGGCCCGGTCGCCGAGCGGCTTCATCGAAGGGGGCGCGCTAGAGCAGCGCCCTCAGGTTCAGGGGGGCAATCCATTCAAGAAGGAGAGGAGCGCGGCATTGACCTCGGCGGGGCGCTCCTGTTGGACCCAGTGGCCCGCCCCCGGGATGATGACCGGCTCGTGGAGGTGAGGCACCAGGGCCTTCATCGGCTCGACCGGCGCGAAGGCGCGTCCCGGGTCCTGCTCACCGATGACGAAGAGCGCGGGCTGATGGATCTTCATCGTGGCGAGCTCGGGCAATTCCTCCCAGTCCCGGTCCATGTTGCGGTAGCGATTGAGGCTGCTCCGGAAGCCACCGCGGGAGAACTCCTTCACGAAGTACGCGAGGTCCTCTTCCGTGAGCCAGGCGGGCAGGGTGGAGGGGGCCTCGAGGCCAACGAGGTAGCCGTCGCCTGGCTTCTTCGCGCGCACGACCGGTGACATGGGATCGTAGCCGGGAGTGCCGGTGTAGATCGTACGCAGCGCCTTCGCGACATCC from Melittangium boletus DSM 14713 includes the following:
- a CDS encoding glutathione S-transferase family protein: MKLYFAPRTRATRARWLLEELEVPYELVKLDVAKQETTTPAHLALHPLGEVPVLVDGATVLFESLAICLCLADRFPEKQLAPPLDSAERGPYLQWIVFAEVTLEPLVLEHYRNTQLPEEKKANLARQHARLHEVLRAIDVRLEGREFVAGGTFTAADVALASILHLAHTMRLLEEYPKLVEYVMRQTKRPATRRAVSG
- a CDS encoding LysR family transcriptional regulator — encoded protein: MILFAAVVREGSFTRAARQLGITKQTASERIGKLEEQLGVRLLERTTRRLRMTESGTTYYDRCAAIAAQIDEANSEVRQRQAEPVGLLRVSSPMLYGRRYLAPVVADFLSRYPKASVELVLADRRVDLIEEGLDLAIRIGTIDDSSLVARKLGEGPVYFVASPGFLSKYGIPSARELRSARCIGFSPFETWEAENVKSRIDPVLTVNDLEVACEAAIAGVGIARVPELLCREAIQDGRLKLLFGSKPTMLRTIYAVYPSRLNLPAKVRLFVDALATLTEPVSPPPTLPHGRAGRKHR
- a CDS encoding peptidoglycan-binding domain-containing protein yields the protein MRIKPHPHRPLHVGSTGSRVQKVEERLESLGYLKGAADDRFDAGTAKAVVDYKRDHGWTGKPQGVVGERMARSLKNITATQASPTNGNGGKNKTPSTLKGATYNVERDRKPKEVREWLGDFAKRQKLDFVQVQEINDYHKALENIPGYHLVTFPKSKDGGESGILVKDDLLAKNATYIQGEGGGWTTVRGGHAPPRAAPAVQLAGWLKVVSVHQPPSVDWKNGKPVGPENRVKTYASLSEKLLAFAKQQLKRNPDQALLIGGDWNEPASTQGKWSPGWIAQQAGMNTHGGVKTHGNGRIDWEMSKGCRVSNIKAGPTGGSDHNIVTFTVSRPKGKR
- a CDS encoding alpha/beta fold hydrolase; translated protein: MRKSDLVAQLRARHPRRSPEIVELLAEARLKTPLGAFDVLTPPIPDYRAVMSAIDVPSLLVIGDSSPVVTIEMATELRELNPRVRIAQVQDAGHGLPFEQPERLGEVVASFLRELAQ
- a CDS encoding TIM-barrel domain-containing protein, producing MTVLRRGAGRARTFALLAAVASASAACTAPATPADAPQPPDTAQPPDTKTTVTSGNARFEVLSPTLIRTEYAGDARFLDAPTFNAIGRDGFGKTSFTTRTEDGWLVIDTGALTLRYEVGSGQFTDENLVVRLKAGAQDVEARPWASRVIPTCALGVLCEAEGLVLEGISEARDHTGFTGTGFAAGFEGTGTRVTFQVAPEAGGSYVLDLRYANGLGDPRTLTLTVDGGSARQFTLPRTGNWSTWGHLSLPLDLTAGPHVIALTRTKSDTGQLNIDSLALLKPGDAYPRSPRTCGFGELCEAEDLALNGRMHLATDHPDYTGNGFAAGFEGVGDSIGFDIDVPAAGDYELTARYANGFASRAGVTLTVEGGSSTPVPMPSTGSWDAWKPVTVPVHLAAGTHHVTLVRQATDAGNVNIDSLAIGPVGMGLPAPASTVGEDCGFGSICEGESVGLSGGATIAKDHNGYSGKGFAAGLDVAGSQMTVRAVDVPAAGTYSLQLRYARGLKTPGAVSVQAGTGAAITLTLPPTSDWDSWRTVRTDVTLPGGTSDVRLRCPQAGGCAVNVDTVALTKTDAPLLTPHAALGGYRRGLDAFDGDNGSPILNPGLLYQDGWSLLDDTASAAYDPASRTLTPRAAHPGGYQDGYVFGYGQDYPRALGDLAKLTGPSKLLPRWAYGVWFSEYLDRTAADFQEDLLPTFRKEGVPLDVLVVDTDFKAGNLWNGWEIDTRKFPDPEGFFDWARSQGLHTTLNIHPSILPTDPQFAAAQATARGKLTQHTGGCSGGASECYTFDFGDPDQLKAFFGLHDTMKQQGTDFWWLDWCCDASEANIDGVTGDAWINQQYTDYTNSSIGRGFAFSRAFGSLQAGGYSNPTAVPTGPWADKRTTLPFTGDTTSTWGTLAAEVGFTSGEGAATGLSAISHDIGGHNGGLWNIPGSDVVDGQRTDKLPDDLYARWVQFGTFQPIDRLHSNHGDRLPWQYPGAAGESAKKFLNLREALVPYTYTLAREAEATGVPVVRPTYLAYPTEQDAYATAGSEYLYGSDVLVAPVTTPGNTATTTVWFPPGSSWTDWFTGKTYAGGTTQGITTGLDTMPVFVKSGGIVPTRSEDVTNDVQNPLDAVTLTVAAGAQGHASLFEDDGTTSDREQSTRTDIRYTEDGHGAALRVDGPVGSFAGQVRKRAWTVRFVGAREPESVTIDGNAAPAGSWTWDAASSVLTVKVAERPTSQGVDVAYRYR